Proteins encoded together in one Maricaulis maris window:
- a CDS encoding pyridoxal phosphate-dependent aminotransferase — protein MTFTPSDALQRVKPSATLAVTQKARDLKAKGIDVISLGAGEPDFDTPDPIKEAAIAAIRRGETKYTAVDGIPELKDAIIKKFRRDNNLDYVANQIHVSTGGKPVIYNALLASLNDGDEVIIPAPYWVSYPEMVSLVGGTPVIVKAGIETRFKISPDQLAAAITPKTRWLILNSPSNPTGMGYTRDELRALADVLLAHPHVWVMTDDMYEHIVYDGFEFATIAEVEPKLYDRTLTMNGVSKAYAMTGWRIGYAGGPSPLIKEMAKVASQTTSNPCSISQWASVEALNGDHEFLKARNAAFLRRRDLVLEAINGAEGLVAPTPEGAFYVFADCSGAIGKSAPDGTVIKTDTDFCAALLEAEAVAAVPGIAFGLEPGFRISYATSDEALVEAGKRIQRFCASLR, from the coding sequence ATGACCTTCACGCCGTCCGACGCGCTCCAGCGCGTCAAGCCGTCCGCCACGCTTGCCGTCACCCAGAAAGCGCGCGACCTCAAGGCCAAGGGGATCGATGTCATTTCGCTGGGGGCCGGAGAGCCGGATTTCGACACGCCCGATCCCATCAAGGAGGCCGCGATTGCTGCCATCCGGCGCGGCGAGACCAAGTATACGGCGGTCGACGGCATCCCGGAATTGAAGGATGCCATCATCAAGAAATTCCGCCGCGACAATAATCTCGACTACGTGGCCAACCAGATCCATGTCTCCACCGGTGGCAAGCCGGTCATCTACAACGCGCTTCTGGCCAGTTTGAATGATGGCGACGAAGTGATCATTCCGGCGCCCTACTGGGTCAGCTATCCGGAAATGGTCAGCTTGGTCGGCGGTACACCGGTCATCGTCAAGGCCGGGATCGAGACGCGCTTCAAGATCAGTCCGGACCAGCTGGCCGCTGCGATCACGCCGAAGACGCGCTGGCTGATCCTGAACTCGCCCTCCAATCCGACCGGCATGGGCTATACCCGCGACGAGTTGCGGGCTCTGGCGGATGTGCTGCTGGCGCATCCGCATGTCTGGGTCATGACCGACGACATGTATGAGCACATTGTCTATGACGGTTTTGAATTCGCCACGATCGCCGAGGTCGAGCCGAAACTCTATGACCGCACCCTGACCATGAATGGCGTGTCCAAGGCCTATGCGATGACGGGCTGGCGGATCGGCTATGCCGGCGGTCCGTCGCCCTTGATCAAGGAAATGGCCAAGGTCGCGTCGCAGACCACGTCCAACCCGTGCTCGATCTCGCAATGGGCCTCGGTCGAGGCGCTCAACGGCGATCACGAGTTCCTGAAGGCCCGCAATGCCGCATTCCTGCGCCGCCGTGATCTTGTTCTCGAAGCCATCAACGGAGCCGAGGGCCTTGTCGCACCTACGCCCGAGGGCGCCTTCTATGTCTTTGCGGATTGCTCCGGTGCGATCGGCAAATCGGCTCCGGACGGGACCGTGATCAAGACCGACACGGATTTCTGTGCGGCCCTTCTCGAGGCCGAGGCGGTCGCCGCCGTTCCCGGTATTGCCTTTGGTCTGGAGCCGGGCTTCCGGATCTCCTATGCCACATCGGACGAGGCCCTGGTCGAGGCGGGCAAACGCATCCAGCGCTTCTGTGCCTCGCTGCGGTAG
- a CDS encoding threonine aldolase family protein — MAIDGGTLRLSIAAMNFLSDTTAPAHPSLIEAIAAANRDFAPSYGADALSAKVEARLKEIFETELKVLFAVSGTASNALALSVLCPSHGAILCHDEAHIHRDERGAPEFFTGGGKLITLRGDHARIDLADLDRVLNEIPEGFVHTSPVRVLSLSNLTESGTAYTPADVADRAGRLADRPAFVHMDGARFANALVSLGCSPAELTWKAGVDALCFGATKNGALGAEAVVLFPSVMDRFEELQARQKRSGHMAPKMRFLAAQFDAWLDNDLWLDLARTANTRARALAAGFEAMDDAAVLHPVDGNEIFVRLSDPLAARLRNAGAQFYQWPDGSARFVASWCTTEAEIADTLKAG, encoded by the coding sequence TTGGCGATTGACGGCGGCACGCTTCGTCTGTCCATTGCCGCCATGAATTTCCTGTCTGACACCACCGCCCCCGCCCATCCCTCGCTGATCGAGGCCATCGCCGCCGCCAACCGCGACTTCGCACCGTCCTACGGGGCCGATGCGCTGTCGGCCAAAGTCGAGGCGCGGCTGAAGGAGATTTTCGAGACCGAGCTGAAAGTCCTGTTCGCGGTTTCGGGAACGGCATCGAACGCTCTGGCCTTGTCGGTCCTGTGTCCGTCCCACGGGGCAATCCTGTGTCATGACGAAGCCCATATTCACCGCGATGAGCGCGGCGCGCCGGAATTCTTCACGGGTGGCGGCAAGCTGATCACGCTGCGCGGCGATCATGCCCGCATCGATCTTGCCGACCTGGACCGGGTGCTGAACGAGATCCCCGAAGGCTTTGTGCACACCAGCCCGGTCCGCGTTCTGTCGCTGTCCAATCTCACCGAGAGCGGAACAGCCTACACGCCAGCCGACGTGGCCGACCGGGCCGGGCGGCTCGCGGATCGGCCCGCCTTTGTCCATATGGATGGTGCCCGCTTCGCCAATGCCCTGGTTTCCCTGGGCTGCTCGCCGGCGGAGCTGACCTGGAAAGCCGGGGTCGACGCCCTGTGCTTCGGAGCCACCAAGAACGGTGCCCTCGGCGCTGAAGCCGTGGTGCTTTTCCCGAGCGTGATGGACCGTTTCGAGGAACTTCAGGCGCGCCAGAAACGGTCGGGCCACATGGCGCCCAAAATGCGTTTCCTGGCGGCCCAGTTTGATGCCTGGCTGGACAATGATCTCTGGCTCGACCTCGCGCGGACGGCCAATACCCGCGCGCGGGCACTCGCCGCAGGGTTTGAGGCCATGGACGACGCTGCAGTCCTGCACCCTGTCGACGGCAATGAGATCTTCGTCCGCCTGTCCGATCCGCTGGCCGCCCGTCTGCGCAACGCCGGCGCCCAGTTCTACCAGTGGCCCGACGGATCGGCGCGCTTCGTCGCCAGCTGGTGCACGACCGAGGCGGAGATTGCGGACACGCTGAAGGCGGGCTGA
- a CDS encoding response regulator, which translates to MSGSFDRIRVLIVEDNAHMSTILRTILQGFGVRTIVEVRDAADAFETMRDVNPDFALVDYMLGDLNGLEFTRLVRTASDSANKYLPIVMVTGHTDRSKVIEAINAGVNEYLAKPVRPVDLFHRISALIERPRRFIKAPTYFGPDRRRRQDPRYAGPWRREGDDENSSGS; encoded by the coding sequence ATGTCCGGCAGCTTCGACCGCATCCGCGTCCTGATCGTCGAGGACAATGCGCACATGTCGACCATCCTGCGCACCATCCTGCAGGGGTTTGGCGTGCGCACGATCGTCGAGGTGCGCGATGCCGCCGACGCTTTCGAGACCATGCGCGACGTCAATCCGGACTTTGCCCTCGTCGACTACATGCTGGGCGATCTGAACGGGCTCGAATTCACTCGCCTCGTTCGCACGGCGTCGGACAGTGCCAACAAATACCTCCCGATTGTCATGGTCACCGGGCACACGGATCGCTCCAAGGTGATCGAGGCGATCAATGCCGGTGTGAACGAGTACCTGGCCAAGCCAGTCCGACCGGTCGACCTGTTTCACCGGATCTCGGCCCTGATCGAGCGCCCGCGTCGCTTCATCAAGGCGCCGACCTATTTCGGGCCGGATCGTCGCCGTCGCCAGGACCCGCGCTATGCCGGCCCCTGGCGCCGCGAAGGCGACGACGAGAACAGCTCGGGAAGCTGA
- a CDS encoding DUF3775 domain-containing protein, with protein sequence MNIAEKMVRTLIDRARAYDSKEQIEDYEPDPDSHETDAVDSLLTGDTDPIRTEIEDWLSALDEEAQAELVALYWIGRGDFDGPDFPRAVREARSRRSGPTEDYLLGAPMLGDYIEIGLDSVIEANVYDDA encoded by the coding sequence ATGAACATCGCAGAGAAAATGGTGCGCACCCTGATTGACCGGGCCCGCGCCTATGACAGCAAGGAACAGATCGAGGACTACGAGCCGGATCCCGACAGCCACGAGACTGATGCCGTCGACAGCCTGCTCACCGGCGATACCGACCCGATCCGGACCGAGATCGAGGACTGGCTGAGCGCCCTCGACGAGGAAGCCCAGGCCGAACTGGTGGCCCTTTACTGGATCGGTCGCGGCGATTTTGACGGTCCGGACTTCCCGCGCGCCGTCCGCGAGGCGCGCAGCCGGCGCAGCGGCCCGACAGAGGACTACCTGCTCGGCGCCCCCATGCTGGGCGATTATATCGAGATCGGGCTCGACTCCGTGATCGAGGCCAATGTCTATGACGACGCTTGA
- a CDS encoding lipocalin family protein, protein MHLKTSLLIPLVAATALAGCMAPPRDRLAGDQPPTTVEAVDLDRYLGRWFEIARADHGFERGCDGVIAEYARRADGMIRVLNSCWKAGLEGPVNVAEGRARIADPQSNAKLEVSFFGPFFGDYWIIDLAEDYSWVVVSEPEGRYLWILARDPQPGERFIETRLAALQARGFDTTALIYPEQWPSADAVPADMAD, encoded by the coding sequence GTGCACCTGAAGACATCGCTTCTCATCCCGCTGGTCGCGGCGACCGCCCTTGCCGGCTGCATGGCCCCACCGCGCGACCGCCTCGCCGGCGACCAGCCGCCGACAACGGTCGAGGCCGTCGATCTGGACCGCTATCTGGGGCGCTGGTTCGAGATCGCGCGGGCCGATCACGGCTTCGAGCGCGGCTGCGACGGGGTGATCGCGGAATATGCCCGCCGGGCTGACGGGATGATCCGCGTCCTCAATTCGTGCTGGAAGGCGGGTCTGGAGGGTCCGGTCAATGTCGCCGAGGGCCGCGCCCGCATCGCCGACCCGCAAAGCAATGCCAAGCTGGAGGTCAGCTTTTTCGGCCCCTTCTTCGGCGATTACTGGATCATCGACCTGGCCGAGGACTATAGCTGGGTCGTCGTGTCCGAACCGGAAGGTCGGTATCTTTGGATCCTCGCCCGCGATCCGCAGCCGGGCGAGCGCTTCATCGAGACCCGCCTCGCTGCGCTTCAGGCCCGCGGTTTCGACACCACCGCGCTGATCTATCCGGAGCAATGGCCGAGCGCCGATGCGGTCCCCGCGGACATGGCCGACTGA
- a CDS encoding response regulator — protein MPGASLEGLSILVVEDVAAIRSLVVKLLERLGCADVLEAADSETAWQHLERTAFDVVLLDYGLQGDDGISIALRLRLQEDQVNTDVPIILLTAHDEMRIVQAARQADIDAYLVKPVMPDRLGQRIIEAIRTRQVRLGTPKRSSEVPWRD, from the coding sequence ATGCCGGGTGCATCGCTTGAAGGTCTGTCCATCCTTGTGGTCGAGGACGTTGCCGCGATCCGCAGCCTGGTCGTGAAGCTGCTCGAGCGGCTTGGCTGTGCCGATGTGCTGGAGGCCGCCGATAGCGAAACCGCCTGGCAACATCTCGAGAGAACTGCCTTCGATGTCGTCCTGCTCGATTATGGGCTGCAAGGCGATGATGGGATTTCGATAGCCCTGCGGCTGCGGCTGCAGGAAGACCAAGTCAACACCGATGTGCCGATCATCCTTTTGACCGCCCATGATGAAATGCGGATCGTTCAGGCCGCGCGCCAGGCGGATATTGATGCCTATCTGGTGAAACCCGTCATGCCGGACCGGCTCGGCCAACGCATTATCGAGGCGATCCGTACCCGGCAGGTCAGGCTGGGTACACCAAAGCGCTCCAGCGAGGTGCCCTGGCGAGACTGA
- a CDS encoding response regulator, translating into MSACQTLTLDRLTVLLVDDSRPVRTVIRTLLTGLGFGRVFEAADGQEALVMTRTCRPDLCLIDYDLGLETGLDLARRLSDPRQCDRAGLPLFLLAADGFGHLVRDAAAAGITAVLPKPVSPGTLMAGLARCQVTPSAIFPTLTRAPDRCASRS; encoded by the coding sequence ATGTCGGCTTGCCAAACGCTTACGCTCGACCGCCTGACGGTGCTGCTGGTCGATGACAGCCGCCCGGTTCGCACGGTGATCCGGACCCTGCTCACCGGCTTGGGTTTCGGGCGCGTCTTCGAGGCCGCCGACGGTCAGGAGGCCCTCGTCATGACGCGGACCTGCCGTCCGGACCTTTGCCTGATTGATTATGACCTCGGGCTGGAGACCGGTCTCGACCTCGCCCGCCGGCTGAGCGATCCGCGCCAGTGCGACCGGGCCGGGCTGCCGCTCTTCCTGCTCGCCGCCGACGGATTTGGCCATCTGGTCCGCGATGCGGCGGCGGCCGGCATCACGGCGGTCCTGCCCAAGCCGGTCAGCCCCGGCACACTGATGGCCGGGCTGGCCCGTTGCCAAGTGACGCCTTCTGCCATATTTCCAACGCTGACCAGAGCGCCAGATAGGTGCGCGTCACGGAGCTGA
- the uvrB gene encoding excinuclease ABC subunit UvrB, giving the protein MAKLTLDDTLTAPEDFVLDTLTRVSKASDWTPHRPDRPAKSEGGQRFQCVSEYSPTGDQPAAIKELVEGLNSEERDQVLLGATGTGKTFTMAKIIEAVQRPALILAPNKTLAAQLYGEFKSFFPNNAVEYFVSYYDYYMPEAYVPRTDTYIEKESSINEAIDRMRHAATRSILERDDVIIVASVSCIYGIGSVETYTAMTFELKPGDIADPRAVMRQLVDLQYTRNDAAFIRGTFRIRGDNLEVFPAHYDDRAWRIGFFGDEVEQITEFDPLTGKTMTELKSVKFYANSHYVTPRPTLNQAIVKIKAELKERLAWMESQGQLLEAQRLQQRTEFDLEMLGATGSCAGIENYSRYLTGRKPGEPPPTLFEYIPEDALVFADESHVSIPQLGAMYKGDYSRKKTLADHGFRLPSCLDNRPLKFEEWDAMRPQTISVSATPGQWELNQTGGVFTEQVIRPTGLIDPPVEIRPVSTDGASQVDDVIDEARATTEKGFRTLVTTLTKRMAEDLSEYMHEQGLKVRYMHSDVDTVERIELIRDLRLGVYDVLIGINLLREGLDIPECGLVAILDADKEGFLRSETSLVQTIGRAARNADSKVILYADRITGSMQRAMDETNRRRTKQIAHNEEHGITPKTIVRGISDILEEVMESQAKGRGVAAKGRKKGDGKPKGLREADQAAFVAGDNMVATIADLEKRMREAAADLEFETAAKLRDEILALKGE; this is encoded by the coding sequence ATGGCCAAACTGACCCTCGACGACACCCTCACCGCCCCGGAAGATTTCGTGCTCGACACGCTGACCAGAGTTTCGAAGGCGAGTGACTGGACGCCCCACCGTCCCGACCGGCCGGCCAAGTCCGAGGGCGGGCAACGCTTCCAGTGCGTCTCGGAATACTCCCCAACCGGCGACCAGCCGGCCGCGATCAAGGAGCTGGTCGAGGGGCTCAACAGCGAGGAGCGCGACCAGGTCCTGCTCGGCGCGACCGGCACCGGCAAGACCTTCACCATGGCCAAGATCATCGAGGCGGTGCAGCGCCCGGCCCTGATCCTGGCCCCGAACAAGACGCTCGCCGCCCAGCTCTATGGCGAGTTCAAAAGCTTCTTTCCGAACAATGCGGTGGAGTATTTCGTCTCCTATTACGACTACTACATGCCGGAAGCCTATGTGCCGCGCACCGACACCTATATCGAGAAGGAATCGTCGATCAACGAGGCCATCGACCGGATGCGCCACGCCGCCACGCGCTCCATCCTCGAGCGCGATGACGTCATCATCGTCGCCTCGGTCTCCTGCATTTACGGCATCGGCTCGGTCGAGACCTATACGGCGATGACCTTCGAGCTGAAGCCCGGCGATATCGCCGATCCGCGCGCCGTGATGCGCCAGCTGGTCGACCTGCAATACACCCGCAATGACGCCGCCTTCATCCGCGGCACCTTCCGCATTCGCGGCGATAATCTGGAAGTTTTCCCGGCCCACTATGACGACCGCGCCTGGCGGATCGGCTTTTTCGGCGACGAGGTCGAGCAGATCACCGAATTCGATCCGCTGACCGGCAAGACCATGACCGAGCTCAAATCGGTGAAATTCTACGCCAATTCGCACTATGTGACGCCTCGCCCGACGCTCAACCAGGCCATCGTCAAGATCAAGGCCGAGCTCAAGGAACGCCTCGCCTGGATGGAAAGCCAGGGCCAGCTGCTGGAAGCCCAGCGCCTGCAGCAGCGTACCGAGTTCGACCTGGAAATGCTCGGCGCCACCGGCTCCTGCGCCGGCATCGAGAATTATTCCCGCTACCTGACCGGCCGCAAGCCGGGCGAGCCGCCGCCCACACTCTTTGAGTACATACCGGAAGACGCCCTCGTCTTCGCCGATGAGAGCCATGTCTCGATCCCGCAGCTCGGCGCCATGTACAAGGGCGATTACAGCCGCAAAAAGACGCTGGCCGATCACGGTTTCCGCCTGCCGAGCTGTCTCGACAACCGCCCGCTCAAATTCGAGGAGTGGGACGCCATGCGGCCGCAGACCATCTCGGTCTCGGCGACGCCGGGCCAGTGGGAGCTCAACCAGACCGGCGGCGTCTTCACCGAGCAGGTGATCCGCCCGACCGGGCTGATCGACCCGCCGGTCGAGATCCGCCCGGTCTCCACCGATGGCGCGTCGCAGGTCGACGACGTCATCGACGAGGCCCGCGCCACCACGGAGAAGGGTTTCCGCACCCTGGTCACCACCCTGACCAAGCGCATGGCCGAGGACCTGTCCGAATACATGCACGAGCAGGGTCTCAAGGTCCGCTACATGCACTCGGACGTCGACACCGTCGAACGCATCGAGCTGATCCGCGACCTCCGCCTGGGCGTCTATGACGTGCTGATCGGCATCAACCTCTTGCGGGAAGGTCTGGACATTCCCGAGTGCGGCCTCGTCGCCATCCTCGACGCCGACAAGGAAGGCTTTCTGCGGTCAGAGACCAGCCTGGTCCAGACCATCGGCCGCGCCGCCAGAAACGCCGACTCGAAAGTCATCCTCTACGCCGACCGCATCACCGGCTCGATGCAACGCGCCATGGACGAAACCAACCGCCGCCGCACCAAACAGATCGCCCACAACGAGGAACACGGCATCACCCCGAAAACGATCGTCCGCGGCATCAGCGACATCCTGGAAGAAGTCATGGAGTCGCAGGCCAAAGGTCGCGGCGTCGCCGCCAAGGGCCGCAAGAAGGGTGATGGGAAGCCAAAAGGTCTGCGCGAGGCCGATCAGGCAGCCTTCGTGGCCGGGGACAACATGGTCGCGACGATTGCGGACCTGGAGAAGCGGATGCGCGAGGCGGCGGCGGATCTGGAGTTTGAGACGGCGGCGAAGCTGCGGGATGAAATTTTGGCGTTGAAGGGGGAGTAG
- a CDS encoding YeeE/YedE family protein — MENFTPVSALIGGTLIGLSAVILMAFNGRIAGISGLLGSALFGATGDRAWRLAFLVGLVAAPLVMLALPGSARPDMSVDITTSWPLLVGAGLLVGFGTRLGSGCTSGHGVCGLSRLSARSLISVLVFMLVGMVTVTLMRGSLSGLFAGAGS; from the coding sequence ATGGAAAACTTCACACCGGTTTCGGCCCTGATCGGCGGCACGCTGATCGGCTTGTCGGCCGTGATCCTGATGGCATTCAATGGCCGGATTGCCGGGATCAGCGGCCTGTTGGGCTCGGCCCTGTTCGGGGCGACCGGCGACCGCGCCTGGCGGCTCGCCTTCCTGGTCGGCCTGGTCGCCGCGCCGCTGGTCATGCTGGCCCTGCCCGGCAGCGCCCGTCCCGACATGAGCGTCGACATCACCACCAGCTGGCCGCTGCTGGTCGGTGCCGGACTGCTGGTCGGCTTCGGCACCCGGCTCGGCTCGGGCTGCACCAGTGGACACGGCGTGTGCGGCCTGTCGCGCCTGTCGGCCCGCTCGCTGATCTCGGTGCTGGTCTTCATGCTGGTCGGCATGGTCACGGTGACGCTGATGCGCGGCAGCCTGTCCGGCCTGTTTGCGGGAGCGGGCTCATGA
- a CDS encoding DUF6691 family protein, producing MMRNLAAGLAGLIFGFGLIIAQMINPAKVLAFLDIFGAWDPSLALVMGAGLVVTAIGYRLVWRRSGPVLGGEFALPSASEIDGRLAGGAVLFGAGWGLVGLCPGPALAVLAIGGPPVWIFGASMLAGMALFRLVPAPVAKAA from the coding sequence ATGATGCGCAATCTGGCCGCCGGCCTCGCCGGCCTGATCTTCGGTTTCGGCCTGATCATCGCGCAGATGATCAACCCGGCCAAAGTCCTCGCCTTCCTCGATATTTTTGGCGCCTGGGACCCGTCCCTGGCGCTGGTGATGGGGGCCGGCCTCGTGGTCACGGCGATTGGCTACCGCCTGGTCTGGCGGCGCTCGGGCCCGGTCCTTGGCGGTGAATTCGCCCTGCCCTCGGCGAGCGAGATCGATGGCCGCCTGGCCGGTGGCGCGGTGCTGTTCGGCGCCGGCTGGGGCCTGGTCGGCCTGTGCCCGGGCCCGGCCCTCGCCGTTCTGGCCATCGGTGGACCGCCAGTGTGGATCTTCGGCGCCTCGATGCTGGCCGGCATGGCGCTGTTCCGCCTGGTCCCGGCGCCCGTCGCCAAGGCCGCCTGA
- a CDS encoding LON peptidase substrate-binding domain-containing protein, with product MSQYPDLPDRLPLFPLGGAILLPGELLPLNVFEPRYLNMLDDVQREGGHIGIIQSRTGSDATRPNLARIGGAGRLQQFQETDDGRYLITLVGVSRFRLKRELDTPTPYRVAEPDYTPYAADLLPRREPECDRNRLLQLLQAWFKAEHLAADWSTLRDAPLATLIDQLSMSAPFPADERQALLEAADPVARLDLMQDLLAVRIAGGADGSMQ from the coding sequence ATGAGCCAATACCCTGACCTGCCCGATCGCCTGCCGCTCTTCCCCCTGGGCGGTGCCATCCTCCTGCCCGGCGAGCTGCTGCCGCTCAACGTGTTCGAGCCGCGCTATCTGAACATGCTGGATGACGTCCAGCGTGAGGGCGGCCATATCGGCATCATCCAGTCGCGCACCGGCTCGGACGCGACGCGCCCGAATCTCGCCCGGATCGGCGGCGCCGGCCGGCTCCAGCAGTTCCAGGAAACCGACGATGGTCGCTATCTGATCACGCTGGTCGGGGTCAGCCGTTTCCGCCTCAAGCGCGAACTGGATACGCCAACGCCTTATCGGGTCGCCGAGCCGGATTACACGCCCTACGCCGCTGACCTTCTGCCGCGGCGAGAGCCGGAGTGTGACCGGAACAGGCTTCTGCAATTGCTGCAGGCCTGGTTCAAGGCGGAGCATCTGGCGGCGGACTGGAGCACGCTGCGCGATGCGCCGCTTGCGACCCTGATCGACCAGCTTTCCATGTCCGCCCCTTTCCCGGCTGACGAGCGGCAGGCCCTGTTGGAAGCTGCCGATCCGGTCGCCCGGCTGGATCTGATGCAGGACCTCCTCGCCGTCAGGATCGCCGGCGGTGCAGACGGATCAATGCAGTAG
- a CDS encoding SRPBCC domain-containing protein — protein sequence MSILAAIVLTASLQQAEPVIEPFEPQGFSTRFTVEIDAPVSEVFDAATGDVTGWWDHSYWPDPAEMVIEPRFDGRFYERFEPGSDDGMLHARVIFVQAPNQLRLHGPLGLSGRAFDMVTSWTLAETQTETGSATRFTVDLRMAGEVDAEVAGAVRSVWLHFIDGRLKPWVEAGCHRQLNEPCDAFEARP from the coding sequence ATGTCCATTCTTGCCGCGATCGTGTTGACGGCCAGCCTGCAACAGGCTGAGCCCGTCATTGAACCCTTTGAGCCGCAGGGCTTTTCCACCCGTTTCACCGTCGAGATCGATGCCCCGGTCAGCGAGGTCTTTGACGCCGCGACCGGTGATGTGACCGGATGGTGGGACCACAGCTACTGGCCGGACCCGGCCGAGATGGTGATCGAACCCCGCTTCGATGGCCGCTTTTACGAGCGCTTCGAACCGGGATCCGACGATGGCATGCTGCATGCCCGGGTGATCTTCGTGCAGGCACCCAACCAGCTCCGCCTGCATGGACCGCTTGGCCTGTCGGGCCGGGCGTTTGACATGGTAACCAGCTGGACGCTCGCGGAAACGCAGACCGAGACCGGCAGCGCGACCCGTTTTACCGTTGATCTGCGGATGGCCGGGGAGGTGGACGCCGAGGTCGCCGGTGCGGTCCGTTCGGTCTGGCTCCATTTTATCGACGGGCGATTGAAGCCCTGGGTGGAGGCCGGCTGCCATCGACAGCTGAATGAACCCTGTGATGCCTTCGAAGCGCGGCCGTGA